A stretch of the Procambarus clarkii isolate CNS0578487 chromosome 47, FALCON_Pclarkii_2.0, whole genome shotgun sequence genome encodes the following:
- the LOC123762915 gene encoding putative mediator of RNA polymerase II transcription subunit 12 isoform X2, whose protein sequence is MWRLTATLLVAALASATPQGGYLPPPPPPPYCPPVSSVVYDTRYQTSVYVQTVNQVNTQYVTTTLVQEQVIPTTFYQTRLVTQVQYQTSVIQQTSDRYIDRIVTQTVPSPPVYKTVYVTSTRVVPQVNYVTRTQVQTQVVPVEVTRTQVQTIYQPVVNYETKVQQQTQVVSIPGRDVVQTRYQTQYQTSVVQRQAPGNTRYVTSTQYEQRVQTQVIPGQNVYKTSIVQRQQVIPYTVVNTRYQTYYLTREQVVYNTNYVTQTKIQTQVVPQEVLTTQVIYNTIYTTRYETRVQPYTQVQTVVKTQYVTPAPVIKTQQQYQTSVVQVPGQDRYVTKEVLQTQQQQQVVYQTVNRPQQVVVTRTVTATCGQTGYNYDSPAVPFNYGK, encoded by the coding sequence ATGTGGCGTTTGACGGCGACGCTGCTGGTGGCGGCCCTGGCCTCGGCCACTCCTCAGGGAGGCTACCTACCGCCGCCACCCCCGCCACCCTACTGTCCTCCCGTGTCGTCGGTCGTGTACGACACCCGCTATCAGACCTCAGTCTACGTACAGACCGTCAACCAAGTCAACACGCAGTATGTAACCACAACTCTGGTTCAAGAGCAAGTAATTCCCACCACATTCTACCAGACTCGCCTCGTCACTCAGGTCCAGTACCAAACCAGCGTGATTCAGCAGACATCTGATCGTTACATTGACAGAATAGTAACACAAACCGTCCCAAGCCCGCCCGTTTACAAGACAGTGTACGTTACCTCCACTCGCGTAGTACCACAGGTTAATTACGTGACTCGTACACAGGTTCAAACACAGGTGGTGCCGGTGGAGGTCACTCGCACGCAGGTCCAGACCATATACCAGCCAGTAGTCAACTACGAAACGAAGGTACAGCAACAAACTCAAGTGGTGTCCATCCCCGGCCGGGATGTAGTGCAGACACGTTACCAGACCCAGTACCAGACCTCCGTTGTCCAACGTCAGGCGCCCGGTAACACCCGCTACGTCACGTCAACCCAGTACGAACAGCGAGTCCAGACACAGGTCATCCCCGGCCAGAATGTCTACAAAACCAGCATAGTTCAACGGCAGCAGGTCATCCCATACACTGTTGTCAACACTCGCTACCAGACCTACTACCTTACTCGCGAGCAGGTCGTCTACAACACCAATTACGTTACTCAGACCAAGATACAGACCCAGGTGGTTCCCCAGGAGGTCTTGACAACGCAAGTGATATACaataccatctacactacccGCTACGAGACCAGGGTTCAGCCCTACACTCAGGTACAGACCGTAGTCAAAACTCAATACGTCACACCAGCTCCCGTAATCAAAACCCAGCAACAATACCAGACCTCGGTGGTCCAAGTGCCTGGTCAAGACCGATATGTGACCAAAGAGGTGCTTcagacacagcagcaacaacaggtggTCTACCAGACCGTCAACAGACCGCAACAGGTTGTCGTCACTCGGACCGTTACCGCCACCTGCGGCCAGACCGGATACAACTACGACTCTCCGGCTGTTCCTTTTAACTACGGAAAGTAG